A region of Micromonospora chokoriensis DNA encodes the following proteins:
- a CDS encoding DUF3039 domain-containing protein, giving the protein MSTEVLERPELKDADTGPEMFHYVRKEKIAESAVMGTFVVALCGETFPVTKAAKPGSPVCPKCKEIYDSYRE; this is encoded by the coding sequence GTGAGCACAGAGGTTCTCGAACGTCCGGAGCTGAAGGACGCCGACACCGGTCCCGAGATGTTCCACTACGTCCGCAAGGAGAAGATCGCCGAGAGTGCCGTCATGGGCACCTTCGTCGTCGCGCTCTGCGGCGAGACGTTCCCGGTCACCAAGGCGGCCAAGCCGGGTTCGCCGGTCTGCCCCAAGTGCAAGGAGATCTACGACTCGTACCGCGAGTGA
- a CDS encoding DEAD/DEAH box helicase: MAARTPVLETFPALRAWQRKALVEYLRRRTEDFTAVATPGAGKTTFALRIAAELLADGTVEAVTVVAPTEHLKNQWAEAAARVGIQLDAAFRNADVHSAADFHGAVITYAQVGMAPQVHRRRTMTRRTLVILDEIHHAGDSRSWGDGVKAAFEPAVRRLMLTGTPFRSDDNPIPFVSYERGGDGLLRSRADSVYGYSDALRDGVVRPVLFLAYSGETRWRTNAGEELAARLGEPMTQDLVAQAWRTALDPAGDWMPQVLRAADARLTVLRNAGMADAGGLIIATDQQTARSYAKLIEQVTGEKAAVVLSDDQGASARIATFAASDQRWLVAVRMVSEGVDIPRLAVGVYATSASTPLYFAQAIGRFVRARRPGETASVFLPSVPHLLGLASEMETERDHVLGKPKESDGFDDDLLERAQRDDQASGELEKRFAALSATAELDQVIFDGASFGTAAQAGTPEEEEYLGLPGLLTADQVSLLLTKRQAAQLAAQRRRTADGPAQTAAAPTAAPPAPMSAAQRRVALRRQLNALVAARHHRTGQPHGKIHAELRRLCGGPPSAQATIEQLEERIATVQTL; encoded by the coding sequence GTGGCAGCCCGGACGCCGGTGCTCGAGACGTTCCCGGCGCTACGCGCCTGGCAGCGTAAGGCCCTGGTCGAATACCTGCGCCGGCGTACCGAGGACTTCACCGCGGTCGCCACCCCCGGCGCCGGTAAGACCACCTTCGCCCTGCGGATCGCCGCCGAGCTGCTCGCCGACGGCACCGTCGAGGCGGTCACAGTGGTCGCGCCGACCGAGCACCTGAAGAACCAGTGGGCCGAAGCGGCGGCCCGGGTGGGCATCCAACTCGACGCAGCGTTCCGCAACGCCGACGTGCACTCCGCGGCCGACTTCCACGGGGCGGTGATCACCTACGCCCAGGTGGGGATGGCGCCGCAGGTGCACCGACGGCGCACCATGACCCGACGCACCCTGGTCATCCTCGACGAGATCCACCACGCGGGCGACTCCCGGTCCTGGGGCGACGGGGTGAAGGCGGCCTTCGAACCCGCCGTACGCCGGCTGATGCTCACCGGGACGCCGTTCCGCTCCGACGACAACCCGATCCCGTTCGTCAGCTACGAGCGGGGCGGGGACGGGCTGCTGCGCTCCCGCGCCGACTCGGTGTACGGCTACTCCGACGCCCTCCGCGACGGCGTGGTCCGGCCGGTGCTCTTCCTGGCGTACTCCGGGGAGACCCGCTGGCGGACCAACGCGGGGGAGGAGTTGGCCGCCCGCCTCGGTGAACCCATGACGCAGGATCTGGTGGCACAGGCCTGGCGTACCGCCCTGGACCCCGCCGGTGACTGGATGCCGCAGGTCCTGCGGGCCGCCGACGCCCGACTCACCGTGCTGCGCAACGCCGGCATGGCCGACGCCGGCGGGCTGATCATCGCCACCGACCAGCAGACCGCCCGCTCGTACGCCAAGCTGATCGAGCAGGTGACCGGCGAGAAGGCCGCCGTGGTGCTCTCCGACGACCAGGGCGCTTCGGCCCGGATCGCGACGTTCGCGGCATCCGACCAGCGGTGGTTGGTCGCGGTGCGGATGGTGTCCGAAGGGGTCGACATCCCGCGACTCGCGGTCGGGGTCTACGCCACAAGTGCCAGCACACCGCTCTACTTCGCCCAGGCGATCGGCCGGTTCGTCCGGGCCCGCCGGCCCGGGGAGACCGCGTCGGTGTTCCTGCCCAGCGTGCCGCACCTGCTCGGGCTGGCCAGCGAGATGGAGACCGAGCGGGACCACGTACTCGGCAAACCCAAGGAATCCGACGGCTTCGACGACGACCTGCTGGAACGAGCACAGCGCGACGACCAGGCCAGCGGCGAGTTGGAGAAGCGCTTCGCCGCGCTCTCGGCCACCGCCGAACTGGACCAGGTGATCTTTGACGGCGCGTCGTTCGGCACCGCCGCGCAGGCCGGCACCCCCGAGGAAGAGGAATACCTCGGCCTGCCCGGTCTGCTCACCGCCGATCAGGTGTCGCTGCTACTGACCAAGCGGCAAGCCGCACAACTCGCCGCGCAGCGCCGCCGTACCGCCGACGGGCCCGCTCAGACGGCCGCTGCGCCCACCGCGGCGCCGCCGGCACCCATGAGCGCCGCCCAGCGCCGTGTGGCGCTACGGCGCCAACTGAACGCTCTGGTGGCGGCACGACACCATCGCACCGGCCAACCGCACGGCAAGATCCATGCCGAGCTGCGCCGCCTCTGCGGCGGCCCGCCCAGCGCCCAGGCCACGATCGAGCAGCTCGAGGAGCGCATCGCCACGGTCCAGACCCTCTAG
- a CDS encoding DUF7782 domain-containing protein encodes MDEHDMLLSPAGVDALRTALTRTGFTSHGIAERLGAQATAAVARNDYRAALRATEDGDPLGTLIRVFICDQTESEAAVAAALTPLSLEEALAGGLVERYGGGLRAGVDLEPYGDDWWVLADVPSSARPGRPLHAEHVLGIGGATHTLIGATMRRPVGTALDLGTGSGVQALHLSTHADSVTATDLSERALRFAATTAALNGQDWELLRGDLVAPVAGRRFDLVVSNPPFVVGPGTTTHVYRDSGRVGDAIGAELAAAAPGLLTEGGTMQYLANWVHVAGEEWDERVAGWFAGTGLDAWVIQREVADPMAYVDLWLTDVGETADPQRMAAWLDWFDAHKVEGIGFGIVSLRRGGHADPVVRVEDLRQRVQPPLGDQIAAWFDRQDFLRVRDTEALLAERYRAAEGLQLRQEATMGDEGWAVDRQVLAMPHGLRWTEEIDPLVLALVGGADGRLPLRDQLALLAAAHDVEPDEMAEAAGPIVAHLVERGFIERVPA; translated from the coding sequence GTGGACGAACACGACATGCTGCTCTCCCCCGCCGGTGTCGACGCGCTGCGGACCGCGCTGACCCGGACCGGTTTCACCAGCCACGGCATCGCCGAGAGGCTGGGCGCGCAGGCAACCGCAGCGGTCGCCCGCAACGACTATCGCGCCGCGTTGCGCGCCACCGAGGACGGCGATCCGCTCGGCACCCTGATCCGGGTGTTCATCTGCGACCAGACCGAGTCGGAGGCCGCGGTGGCCGCCGCGTTGACGCCGCTGAGCCTGGAGGAGGCGCTGGCCGGCGGGCTGGTCGAGCGGTACGGCGGCGGCCTGCGTGCCGGCGTCGACCTGGAACCGTACGGGGACGACTGGTGGGTGCTCGCCGACGTGCCGTCCAGCGCCCGCCCGGGTCGCCCGTTGCACGCCGAGCACGTGCTCGGCATCGGCGGGGCGACCCACACCCTGATCGGCGCCACCATGCGCCGGCCGGTCGGCACCGCGCTGGACCTGGGGACCGGCTCCGGCGTCCAGGCCCTGCACCTGTCCACCCACGCCGACTCGGTGACCGCCACCGACCTCTCCGAGCGGGCCCTGCGCTTCGCCGCGACCACCGCCGCCCTCAACGGTCAGGACTGGGAGCTGCTGCGTGGCGACCTGGTCGCCCCGGTGGCGGGCCGGCGCTTCGACCTGGTGGTGAGCAACCCGCCGTTCGTGGTCGGCCCGGGTACGACCACGCACGTCTACCGCGACTCCGGCCGGGTCGGCGACGCGATCGGCGCGGAGCTGGCCGCCGCCGCCCCGGGTCTGCTCACCGAGGGCGGCACCATGCAGTACCTGGCGAACTGGGTGCACGTCGCCGGCGAGGAGTGGGACGAGCGGGTGGCCGGCTGGTTCGCCGGGACCGGCCTGGACGCCTGGGTCATCCAGCGGGAGGTGGCCGACCCCATGGCGTACGTCGACCTGTGGCTCACCGACGTGGGCGAAACCGCCGACCCGCAGCGAATGGCCGCCTGGCTGGACTGGTTCGACGCGCACAAGGTGGAGGGGATCGGCTTCGGCATCGTCTCGCTGCGCCGGGGCGGTCACGCCGACCCGGTGGTCCGGGTGGAGGACCTGCGCCAGCGGGTGCAGCCACCGCTGGGCGACCAGATCGCGGCCTGGTTCGACCGCCAGGACTTTCTCCGGGTACGCGACACGGAGGCGCTGCTCGCCGAGCGCTACCGGGCCGCCGAGGGCCTCCAGCTGCGGCAGGAGGCCACCATGGGCGACGAGGGCTGGGCGGTGGACCGGCAGGTCCTCGCGATGCCCCACGGCCTGCGCTGGACCGAGGAGATCGACCCGCTGGTGCTGGCGCTGGTCGGTGGCGCCGACGGCCGGCTGCCCCTGCGTGACCAGCTCGCCCTGCTCGCCGCCGCACACGACGTCGAGCCCGACGAGATGGCCGAGGCCGCCGGCCCGATCGTGGCGCACCTGGTGGAGCGCGGTTTCATCGAGCGGGTGCCCGCCTGA
- a CDS encoding carbohydrate kinase family protein encodes MTRPARVVVVGDVITDVVAVLSGPLAAGSDTGAEISLGGGGQAANTAAWVAAQRVDVTLVGAVGDDDAGRDRVAELTRAGVDCAVERIEGVPTGTVIVLAADDERTMVSQRGANLRLSGAHVERAVAAAPDAGHLHLSAYTLLDAASRGAGLRALAAARERGLTTSVDAASAAPLRRVGAAAFLSWVRDIDLLLVNADEATALAGGLDPAAQGRVLSATARRVVVKRGAAGAVWVDRTGAVHVASARRTAVVDVTGAGDAFAAGLLTAWLAGATPAAALSRATDLGAMAVSTAGARPQP; translated from the coding sequence GTGACGCGACCGGCCCGGGTGGTCGTCGTCGGCGACGTGATCACCGACGTGGTCGCCGTGCTGTCCGGGCCCCTCGCGGCCGGCTCGGACACCGGGGCGGAGATCAGTCTCGGCGGTGGTGGTCAGGCGGCCAACACCGCTGCCTGGGTCGCCGCACAACGGGTGGACGTCACGCTGGTCGGCGCGGTCGGTGACGACGACGCGGGGCGGGACCGGGTGGCCGAACTGACCCGGGCGGGCGTCGACTGCGCGGTCGAGCGGATCGAGGGCGTACCCACCGGCACGGTGATCGTGTTGGCGGCCGACGACGAGCGGACCATGGTCAGTCAGCGGGGCGCGAACCTGCGGCTGAGCGGCGCGCACGTCGAGCGGGCCGTCGCGGCGGCGCCCGACGCTGGGCATCTGCACCTGTCCGCGTACACCCTGCTGGACGCCGCGTCGCGCGGCGCGGGGCTGCGGGCGTTGGCCGCCGCCCGCGAGCGCGGGCTCACCACGAGCGTCGACGCGGCCTCCGCGGCGCCGCTGCGGCGAGTCGGTGCGGCGGCGTTCCTGAGTTGGGTACGCGACATCGACCTGCTGCTGGTCAACGCGGACGAGGCGACGGCGCTGGCCGGCGGGCTGGACCCGGCGGCGCAGGGGCGGGTGTTGTCGGCGACGGCCCGGCGGGTGGTGGTCAAGCGCGGGGCGGCCGGCGCGGTCTGGGTGGACCGCACCGGGGCCGTCCACGTGGCCTCAGCCCGCCGGACGGCGGTGGTGGACGTCACGGGCGCCGGGGACGCCTTCGCGGCCGGCCTGCTCACCGCGTGGCTCGCGGGCGCCACCCCGGCCGCGGCGCTGAGCCGCGCCACCGACCTGGGGGCGATGGCCGTCTCCACCGCCGGCGCGCGTCCGCAGCCGTGA
- a CDS encoding DUF3099 domain-containing protein, with the protein MVKRQAYQPILITDASRSQDDQLNSRQRRYVLMMGIRVLCIVVGAILVGANAPLLWLWLPLCGLGMVLIPWLAVLLANDRPPKEEHRLANRFHPRRRDETPPMSLTAEERPHKVIDAEP; encoded by the coding sequence ATGGTGAAGCGGCAGGCGTATCAGCCGATTCTCATCACCGACGCCTCGCGCAGCCAGGACGACCAGCTCAACAGTCGCCAGCGCCGTTATGTCCTGATGATGGGCATCCGGGTGCTGTGCATCGTCGTCGGCGCGATCCTGGTCGGTGCGAACGCCCCACTGCTCTGGCTCTGGCTGCCGCTGTGCGGCCTCGGCATGGTGCTCATCCCCTGGCTGGCCGTGCTGCTGGCCAACGACCGGCCGCCCAAGGAAGAGCACCGGCTCGCCAACCGGTTCCACCCCCGTCGGCGGGACGAGACGCCGCCGATGAGCCTCACCGCCGAGGAACGCCCGCATAAGGTCATCGACGCCGAACCCTGA
- a CDS encoding pseudouridine-5'-phosphate glycosidase produces MTDFRISYGTEVAEALRDGRPVVALESTIVSHGLPRPENLRVAREIEQAVRDAGAVPATIGMIRGEVVVGLDDAQLTRLATVDGVTKLSVRDLAVAAATGADGATTVAATSAVAAAAGIGVFATGGLGGVHREAAHTFDESADLTTLAQTPIAVVCAGVKSILDVGATLERLETLGVAVVGYRTRRFPGFYLTDAGFDLDWSVDSPEQVAAVLAARDEHAVHTGGLLVANPLPVDEQLDPDLHDRTLAEGLALLDRDGITGKAVTPYLLAHFHSATEGASLAVNVRIILRNADLAARIAVAAAARSTTAPA; encoded by the coding sequence GTGACTGACTTTCGCATCAGCTACGGCACCGAGGTCGCCGAAGCACTGCGCGACGGCCGACCCGTCGTCGCCCTGGAGAGCACCATCGTCTCGCACGGCCTGCCCCGGCCGGAGAACCTGCGGGTGGCCAGGGAGATCGAGCAGGCGGTTCGGGACGCCGGGGCCGTTCCGGCCACCATCGGGATGATCCGCGGCGAGGTGGTGGTCGGCCTCGACGACGCGCAGCTGACCCGCCTCGCCACCGTCGACGGAGTGACGAAGCTCTCGGTCCGTGACCTCGCGGTGGCGGCGGCGACGGGCGCGGACGGCGCGACGACGGTGGCCGCGACCAGCGCGGTGGCCGCCGCAGCCGGCATCGGGGTGTTCGCCACCGGCGGGCTGGGTGGGGTGCACCGGGAGGCGGCGCACACCTTCGACGAGTCGGCCGACCTGACCACCCTGGCCCAGACCCCGATCGCCGTGGTCTGCGCCGGGGTCAAGTCGATCCTCGACGTGGGCGCGACGCTGGAACGCCTGGAGACCCTCGGCGTCGCCGTGGTCGGTTACCGCACGCGCCGGTTCCCCGGTTTCTACCTCACCGACGCCGGTTTCGACCTCGACTGGTCGGTGGACTCGCCGGAGCAGGTCGCCGCCGTGCTCGCCGCCCGGGACGAGCACGCCGTGCACACCGGCGGGCTGCTCGTCGCCAACCCGCTGCCGGTCGACGAACAGCTCGACCCGGACCTGCACGACCGGACCCTCGCCGAGGGCCTGGCCCTGCTGGATCGGGACGGCATCACCGGAAAGGCCGTCACGCCGTACCTGCTGGCGCACTTCCACTCGGCCACCGAGGGCGCGAGCCTGGCGGTGAACGTCCGGATCATTCTGCGCAACGCCGACCTGGCCGCGCGGATCGCGGTCGCCGCGGCGGCCCGCAGCACCACCGCCCCGGCGTGA
- a CDS encoding inositol monophosphatase family protein, translating to MDRSAPSPRELLAVALGVARDAAATAYRMRVEGVSVAATKSTVTDVVTAADRAVERQVLDALRELRPDDAVLGEEYGIRDTGPVAPGGVRWIVDPIDGTVNYLYGLPHSAVSLAAEVDGVVVAGVVRNVHTGEEWTATVGGGAWRDGVRLRCSGEVDLGQALVGTGFGYDAGRRAHQGRVVAGLIAHVRDIRRLGAAALDLCLVAEGRLDAYFEKGLAAWDLAAGGLVAAEAGVRVGGLAGAPPGPDLVVAAPPALFGSLHDRLAELDAAGGP from the coding sequence ATGGACCGTTCGGCGCCGTCACCTCGGGAACTTCTGGCGGTCGCGCTCGGTGTCGCCCGGGACGCGGCGGCCACCGCGTACCGGATGCGGGTCGAGGGTGTTTCCGTGGCCGCGACCAAGAGCACGGTCACCGACGTGGTCACCGCGGCGGACCGGGCAGTCGAGCGGCAGGTGCTGGACGCGTTGCGGGAGTTGCGACCCGACGACGCCGTGCTCGGCGAGGAGTACGGCATCCGCGACACCGGTCCGGTCGCCCCGGGCGGCGTGCGGTGGATCGTCGATCCGATCGACGGGACCGTCAACTACCTCTACGGGTTGCCGCACAGCGCCGTGTCGTTGGCGGCCGAGGTGGACGGGGTGGTGGTCGCCGGGGTGGTGCGCAACGTGCACACCGGCGAGGAGTGGACCGCCACGGTCGGGGGCGGGGCCTGGCGCGACGGTGTCCGGTTGCGGTGCTCCGGCGAGGTCGACCTGGGGCAGGCGCTGGTCGGCACCGGCTTCGGTTACGACGCCGGTCGTCGTGCGCACCAGGGCCGGGTGGTCGCCGGCTTGATCGCCCACGTACGGGACATCCGCCGCCTGGGTGCCGCCGCGCTGGATCTGTGTCTGGTCGCGGAGGGCCGGCTCGACGCGTACTTCGAGAAGGGTCTCGCGGCCTGGGACCTGGCGGCGGGCGGGCTGGTGGCCGCGGAGGCGGGGGTGCGGGTCGGCGGCCTGGCCGGTGCGCCGCCGGGGCCGGACCTGGTGGTCGCGGCCCCGCCGGCGCTCTTCGGGTCGCTGCACGACCGGCTGGCCGAGCTGGACGCCGCGGGTGGCCCCTGA
- a CDS encoding DUF4193 domain-containing protein, whose product MATDYDAPRRDEVDLGEDSLEELKARRVDSQSGAVDVDEAEVAESFELPGADLADEELTVKVLPMQQDEFRCARCFLVHHRSQLAVERNGELICRECV is encoded by the coding sequence ATGGCCACCGACTACGACGCCCCGCGTCGCGACGAGGTCGACCTCGGCGAGGACAGCCTGGAAGAGCTCAAGGCACGGCGCGTCGACTCACAGTCGGGCGCGGTGGACGTCGACGAGGCCGAGGTCGCCGAGAGCTTCGAGCTGCCCGGTGCCGATCTGGCCGACGAGGAGCTCACGGTCAAGGTGCTTCCGATGCAGCAGGACGAGTTCCGGTGCGCCCGCTGCTTCCTGGTCCACCACCGTAGCCAGCTGGCAGTCGAGCGAAACGGCGAGTTGATCTGCCGCGAGTGCGTCTGA
- a CDS encoding trimeric intracellular cation channel family protein yields the protein MTTSTALLLADLAGVAVFAASGASAAVAKRLDLFGVAFVGFVAALGGGIFRDLAIDEVPPLAFADWRYAATAAITALAVFWLHPQLARLRTTVLVLDAAGLALFTVTGTVKALDAQVPAVGACLIGMLTAIGGGLGRDLLTAEIPVVLRREIYAVAALAGSILVVLLYATDQTGPVPLTAAAVLVFGLRLIALRRRWSAPVATLRPPRTGDPEW from the coding sequence GTGACCACCTCCACCGCCCTGCTCCTCGCCGATCTGGCCGGGGTGGCGGTCTTCGCCGCATCCGGGGCCTCCGCGGCCGTGGCGAAGCGACTGGACCTCTTCGGCGTCGCCTTCGTCGGGTTCGTCGCCGCCCTCGGTGGCGGGATCTTCCGGGACCTGGCCATCGACGAGGTCCCGCCGCTGGCCTTCGCCGACTGGCGGTACGCGGCCACCGCCGCGATCACCGCGCTCGCCGTCTTCTGGCTGCACCCCCAACTGGCTCGACTGCGCACCACCGTCCTGGTGCTGGACGCGGCCGGCCTGGCGCTGTTCACCGTCACCGGCACGGTCAAGGCGCTCGACGCCCAGGTGCCGGCGGTCGGCGCCTGCCTGATCGGCATGCTCACCGCGATCGGCGGCGGGCTCGGCCGCGACCTGCTCACCGCCGAGATCCCCGTGGTGCTGCGCCGGGAGATCTACGCGGTGGCCGCGCTGGCCGGCTCGATCCTGGTGGTGCTCCTGTACGCCACCGACCAGACCGGGCCGGTGCCGCTCACCGCCGCCGCCGTCCTGGTGTTCGGGCTACGCCTGATCGCACTGCGACGACGGTGGTCCGCCCCGGTGGCGACACTGCGCCCGCCACGAACCGGTGACCCTGAGTGGTGA
- a CDS encoding LytR C-terminal domain-containing protein has translation MRALVVVGLLGVLALAFVVTAIIRDTQGKAGTAEGCPEGWPLADVTLHEPKDVKINVFNATDEPGRAGSVADDFRNRKFQVQKVGNERKGFDDVAVLRYGPKGVGSAHLLQAYFLNNAEPGYDPKRTDDTVDVVLGNGFQQLATTTEVNQSLGDIGAPQAPKGSCPSPVAK, from the coding sequence GTGCGAGCACTCGTCGTCGTCGGCCTGCTGGGGGTGCTGGCCCTGGCGTTCGTGGTGACCGCGATCATCCGGGACACCCAGGGAAAGGCCGGCACGGCCGAGGGCTGCCCGGAGGGTTGGCCGCTTGCCGACGTGACCCTGCACGAGCCCAAGGACGTCAAGATCAACGTGTTCAACGCGACCGACGAGCCCGGCCGGGCCGGCAGCGTCGCCGACGACTTCCGCAACCGCAAGTTCCAGGTGCAGAAGGTCGGCAACGAGCGCAAGGGGTTCGACGACGTCGCGGTGCTGCGGTACGGCCCGAAGGGTGTCGGGTCCGCGCACCTGCTCCAGGCGTACTTCCTGAACAACGCCGAGCCGGGCTACGACCCGAAGCGCACCGACGACACCGTGGACGTGGTGCTGGGCAACGGCTTCCAGCAGCTCGCCACCACCACCGAGGTCAACCAGTCCCTGGGCGACATCGGCGCACCCCAGGCTCCCAAGGGCTCCTGCCCCTCCCCGGTCGCCAAGTGA
- a CDS encoding RNA polymerase sigma factor, which translates to MTEPRQTGADVRSLTDTLIAHAQSAGGQLTSAQLARTVESAEVTPAQAKKILRALSEAGVTVVVDGSASTRRRVAAARSTTPASRATTAKTTKKAAAPAPKQAPASDDTPSAPTPRKVAARKATGTSAAGAAAPAKATKSTRATKATVAAAGAKAGTKAKGEGAEGEIDPEELAAAIEDVVVEEPAELAQAAETDAAASATDNDFEWDDEESEALKQARRDAELTASADSVRAYLKQIGKVPLLNAEQEVELAKRIEAGLYAAERLRAADEGEEKLVREMVRDLGWISRDGERAKNHLLEANLRLVVSLAKRYTGRGMAFLDLIQEGNLGLIRAVEKFDYTKGYKFSTYATWWIRQAITRAMADQARTIRIPVHMVEVINKLGRIQRELLQDLGREPTPEELAKEMDITPEKVLEIQQYAREPISLDQTIGDEGDSQLGDFIEDSEAVVAVDAVSFSLLQDQLQQVLQTLSEREAGVVRLRFGLTDGQPRTLDEIGQVYGVTRERIRQIESKTMSKLRHPSRSQVLRDYLD; encoded by the coding sequence GTGACAGAACCCCGCCAGACCGGCGCCGACGTTCGCTCGCTCACCGACACCCTGATCGCCCACGCGCAGAGCGCCGGCGGTCAGCTCACGTCGGCCCAGCTCGCGCGCACCGTCGAGTCCGCCGAGGTGACTCCGGCCCAGGCCAAGAAGATCCTGCGGGCACTCTCCGAGGCGGGAGTGACAGTCGTGGTGGACGGCTCGGCGAGCACCCGCCGCCGCGTCGCCGCGGCCCGCTCGACCACGCCGGCGTCCCGGGCCACCACCGCCAAGACCACCAAGAAGGCCGCCGCGCCCGCCCCGAAGCAGGCGCCCGCCTCCGACGACACGCCGTCCGCGCCGACCCCACGCAAGGTGGCCGCGCGCAAGGCCACCGGCACCTCCGCCGCCGGCGCTGCCGCACCGGCGAAGGCCACCAAGTCGACCCGGGCCACCAAGGCGACGGTCGCCGCCGCCGGCGCCAAGGCCGGCACCAAGGCCAAGGGTGAGGGCGCCGAGGGCGAGATCGACCCGGAGGAGTTGGCCGCGGCCATCGAGGACGTGGTGGTCGAGGAGCCGGCCGAGCTGGCCCAGGCCGCCGAGACCGACGCGGCAGCCTCGGCGACCGACAACGACTTCGAGTGGGACGACGAGGAGTCCGAGGCCCTCAAGCAGGCCCGGCGAGACGCCGAGCTCACCGCCTCCGCCGACTCGGTCCGTGCGTACCTGAAGCAGATCGGTAAGGTTCCGCTGCTCAACGCCGAGCAGGAGGTGGAGCTGGCCAAGCGCATCGAGGCCGGGCTCTACGCCGCCGAGCGACTGCGGGCCGCCGACGAGGGCGAGGAGAAGCTCGTCCGGGAGATGGTCCGTGACCTGGGCTGGATCTCCCGCGACGGTGAACGGGCCAAGAACCACCTCCTGGAGGCGAACCTCCGACTGGTGGTGTCCCTCGCGAAGAGGTACACGGGTCGCGGCATGGCGTTCCTGGACCTCATCCAGGAGGGCAACCTCGGTCTGATCCGCGCGGTGGAGAAGTTCGACTACACCAAGGGCTACAAGTTCTCCACGTACGCGACCTGGTGGATCCGGCAGGCGATCACCCGCGCGATGGCCGACCAGGCCCGCACCATCCGCATCCCGGTGCACATGGTCGAGGTCATCAACAAGCTCGGCCGCATACAGCGCGAGCTGCTCCAGGACCTGGGCCGTGAGCCCACCCCGGAGGAGCTGGCCAAGGAGATGGACATCACACCGGAGAAGGTGCTGGAGATCCAGCAGTACGCCCGGGAGCCCATCTCGCTGGACCAGACCATCGGCGACGAGGGCGACAGCCAGCTCGGTGACTTCATCGAGGACTCCGAGGCCGTGGTCGCGGTGGACGCCGTCTCGTTCTCGCTCCTGCAGGACCAGCTCCAGCAGGTGCTGCAGACGCTCTCCGAGCGTGAGGCGGGTGTGGTACGCCTGCGCTTCGGCCTGACCGACGGCCAGCCACGGACGTTGGACGAGATCGGCCAGGTCTACGGGGTGACCCGGGAACGGATCCGGCAGATCGAGTCCAAGACGATGTCCAAGCTGCGCCACCCGTCCCGCTCGCAGGTCCTCAGGGATTACCTGGACTGA
- a CDS encoding DUF7455 domain-containing protein → MTPTLTPPPETVAPPAADERCDRCNAAGKLRITLAGGSELVFCGHHANKYAEDLVKITERFATEPDFSWRGADLMAN, encoded by the coding sequence ATGACCCCGACCCTCACGCCGCCGCCCGAGACGGTGGCGCCCCCAGCCGCCGATGAACGGTGCGACCGCTGCAATGCTGCCGGGAAGCTCCGGATCACTCTGGCGGGTGGGAGCGAGCTGGTGTTCTGCGGGCACCATGCGAACAAGTACGCGGAGGATCTCGTGAAGATCACCGAGCGGTTCGCGACGGAGCCCGATTTCAGCTGGCGTGGCGCCGATCTGATGGCGAACTGA
- a CDS encoding HhH-GPD-type base excision DNA repair protein: MTLVLPIDPEANRLLERSPLARLIGMVLDQQVPMEKAFSSPYVLTQRLGHDLDAAELAGYDPEALVAIFAQPPALHRFPKAMAARVQEVCRVLVERYDGDAALLWSDVADGPELLRRVSGLPGFGKQKAQIFVALLGKRFGVTPQDWRQAAGGYGDPGAYRSVADVTDVDSLRRVREYKQQMKAAAKAAGG; this comes from the coding sequence ATGACGCTTGTACTTCCCATCGACCCCGAGGCCAACCGGCTGCTGGAGCGCAGCCCGCTGGCCCGACTCATCGGCATGGTCCTCGACCAGCAGGTGCCGATGGAGAAGGCGTTCTCCTCGCCGTACGTGCTGACCCAGCGGCTCGGTCATGACCTGGACGCGGCGGAGCTGGCCGGGTACGACCCGGAGGCGCTCGTCGCGATCTTCGCCCAGCCGCCCGCGTTGCACCGGTTCCCGAAGGCGATGGCGGCCCGGGTGCAGGAGGTCTGCCGGGTGCTGGTGGAGCGCTACGACGGTGACGCGGCGTTGCTCTGGTCCGACGTCGCCGACGGGCCGGAGTTGCTGCGCCGGGTGTCCGGGCTGCCCGGCTTCGGCAAGCAGAAGGCGCAGATCTTCGTGGCCCTGCTCGGCAAGCGGTTCGGGGTGACCCCGCAGGACTGGCGGCAGGCTGCCGGCGGCTACGGCGACCCGGGCGCGTACCGGTCCGTGGCCGACGTCACCGACGTCGACTCGCTGCGCCGGGTGCGGGAGTACAAGCAGCAGATGAAGGCCGCGGCCAAGGCTGCGGGGGGATGA